In Thunnus thynnus chromosome 4, fThuThy2.1, whole genome shotgun sequence, a genomic segment contains:
- the tmem74b gene encoding transmembrane protein 74B, giving the protein MESSFNAVELRELRGGRGVSPTPVTAPWTAAAAGSAARGFENASYQQDEEQNQQQQQAGVTSCPPSTSGNSKQHQELSPRSYDEEEGGGGGGGGQEDGQDFTEFNPADDHSADYGFIFALVFLVSGIVLVVIAYTIPREAKVDPDSVSARQMEKLEMYYAQLGSHLDKCIIAGLGLLTLGGMFLSVLLMVSICRGEMYRRRAAFVRPKRTYGSINLRMKQLATGEAVGGEGGDGGEEFLVERADTRNNVQPGSRRDSKSEPGPSRHPPAASSSSSSSAAAHGVN; this is encoded by the exons ATGGAGTCCTCTTTCAACGCCGTAGAGCTCCGGGAGCTGCGGGGCGGTAGAGGCGTTTCTCCGACGCCGGTCACAGCGCCCTGGACAGCGGCCGCAGCGGGGAGCGCCGCCCGGGGCTTTGAGAACGCCTCCTACCAGCAGGACGAGGAgcaaaaccagcagcagcagcaagcaggAGTGACGAGCTGTCCTCCTTCAACTTCAGGCAACAGCAAG cagcatcaggagCTCTCCCCGCGGTCGTACgatgaggaggaaggaggaggaggaggaggaggaggccaggAGGACGGCCAGGACTTCACCGAGTTCAACCCTGCTGACGACCACTCGGCAGATTATGGCTTCATCTTCGCTCTGGTGTTCCTGGTGAGCGGGATCGTCCTGGTGGTCATCGCCTACACCATCCCCAGAGAGGCCAAAGTTGACCCGGACTCCGTGTCGGCCCGCCAGATGGAGAAGCTGGAGATGTACTACGCCCAGCTGGGCTCCCACCTGGACAAGTGCATCATCGCAGGCCTGGGCTTGCTGACTCTGGGTGggatgtttctgtctgtgctgctcaTGGTGTCCATCTGTCGGGGAGAAATGTATCGGCGCAGGGCGGCGTTTGTACGTCCCAAGAGGACTTACGGCTCCATCAACTTGAGGATGAAGCAGCTGGCGACTGGAGAGGCAGTGGGAGGTGAGGGCGGGGACGGGGGTGAGGAGTTTTTGGTAGAACGTGCAGACACGCGGAATAACGTACAGCCAGGGTCTAGGCGGGACTCCAAATCAGAACCAGGACCGAGCAGGCATCCTCCTGCTGCTTcgtcatcttcttcttcctcagctGCTGCACATGGAGTCAACTAG